DNA sequence from the Prolixibacter sp. SD074 genome:
AACAATCCGGATTTGCAGATTGCCGTTCAAAGAGTAGCAGAAGCCGAAGCGTACTTTTCTCAAAGCAAAGCTTCCCTATTTCCGTCTGTTTCAGCGAACGCTACTGGCAACTATACCCGGAATTCGGAATCCATTTATCCTGATGGCCCCCGTGAAGTAAACAGTTATCAGCTGGGCGCTGAAGCCAGTTGGGAAGTCGACATCTGGGGAAAACTCCGCAGCTCGAAACGGGCAGCTTACGCCGATCTGCTGGCAAGCGATGCCGGAAGAAAAGCGGTGCAAACCCGTTTGATTGCCAACATTGCCAATGCTTATTACAACCTTGTTTCCCTCGATGCCAAGTTGGCGATTACCCGTCAAACGGTGAAAAACAACAAGGAACTGGTAGTGACGATGAAAGCGCTAAAGGAAAGCGGGATAGTTACAGGGGCAGCAGTTGTACAAACCGAAGCAGCACGTTACGCTGCGGAAGTCATCATCCCGGATCTGAATCAGCAAACCAGGGAAACCGAGAATGCCATGTGCATATTGCTTGGTAGAACTCCCGGGACCATTCAACGAGATTCGCTACTGGCATTGCCCAACAAACCGATGATGCGGATCGGCGTTCCTTCACAGCTGCTCGATAACCGTCCCGATGTGATGCAGGCTGAGTATAACGTGATGGCTACTTACGAAATGACCAACAATGCGCGGGCATATTTCTACCCGTCATTGACATTGACAGCATCGACCGGATTTGCAGCGACCGCGCTTGACAAACTGCTCGACCCAACTTCCTTTGCCGCCAATGTGGTGGGAGGACTCGCTGAGCCATTATTCAACAAAAGGGCCAATGTTACCCGGTTGAAAGTGGCAAAAGCACAACAGGCCGGGGCATTGCTAACGTTACGTAATACTTTATTGAATGCCGGACAGGAAGTAAACAATGTGCTTTACTCTTACCAGACTTCGCAGCAGAAAATTGTACTACGTCAGCAACAACTTGATGCATTGAAGAAATCGGTTTCATACACCGAACAGTTGTTGAATTACGGATCGGCCACCTATACCGAAGTACTGAATGCACAGCAAAGTTTACTGTCAGCTCAGCTGAATGATATCAACGACCGATTGCAGAAACTTTCAGCAGTTATCTCGCTGTACCGTGCGTTAGGCGGCGGCTGGAAATAATAGAATAACCTAACTCATCAAAATAAGAAAAGGACTGTGCGGTAAGCATGGTCCTTTTTTATTGCTGAAACGATTAGCCTTTCGGGTCTGTAAGGATGTCATCCCTTCGAGGGATGACATCCTTAAATCAGCGGCAGCACTCCGAACAACGTTCCGGTGTTTTGGTGGGTCCCTTTCCATGCATTGCATGCATGGTGATTAATCTTCAATCCCTACCGGGATTTTTTTATAAAACCACGAAGTAGTTAAAGATGAATAAGGCCATGTCCCGAAAAACCGGGACAGCCATGGGATGAAAAGAGCCAATATACAATGGGCTTTAGCCTAATTAATTTCAGCTTTGGGAAATTGCAACAACGTGTGAATCTTATCCCGGCGGGATGACATATTGTTAGCCCGAATTATTCATCTCGAGTACAATAAAATGGGTGCAAAGTGTTATCTTTAAGTAGATTAAACGAAACAACAACACTTTTAAACGCACCCATTTATGAGCAATAAAGATACCGTTTTTTACCGAGGCAGGACAGCAATAAACATGGATTTTTCAGCAGATGCAGTCAGTTCTGACGGGGCCGTACTACTGCTGGAAAAACTCGAAAGGAAACATCGCATATTGCACTATTTTAGCCAAGTGATTCCCGATTGTCGTGATCCATTTCGTATAGTCCACCCCATTGATAAGCTTTTAAAGCAGCGCGTGTTCACCATGGTACAGGGCTACGAAGATGCCAACGATGTCCAGTACCTGAAAAACGACCCGCTGTTAAAGGACATCCTTGAAGGGGAACTGGCCTCACAGCCCACCATGTCAAGGTTCGAGAACGGTTTTGACAAGCATTCCGTATTTGCTTTGTGCAATGCGTGGGTTGACCGCTATGTACTCACACTGGCGGGCAGGGAACAACTTGTGATCGATATTGACGGCACCGACGACCCCACCCATGGCGAACAGCAACTGTCGATGTTCAATGGCTATTACGGCCAGTTCATGTACAACGAACTGTTTTTCCACGATGGCGACACGGGGCAGATCATCCTCCCGGTACTACGCCCGGGTAACAGCCACTCCAACAAATGGTACGTTGCCATTTTAAAGCGGATATTGAAAAAGATAAGGGCCGCCTATCCCGGACTGAAGATCATTGTGCGGGCCGACAGCGGCTTCAGTTGCCCCGCTTTTTACCAACTGGCCGATGATTTTGGCCTCAAGTTCGCCGTTGGCATCGCCGCAAACGAAACACTGAAGAAAAAAACCGCAAGGGCGGAGAAAGCCGTGCGCCATTTGTTCGTTTCCAACAACACCAAGCACCAACATTTTATAAGCTATACCTATCAAGCAGGCACCTGGCACAAACCACAACAATGCTACTCGAAGATAGAAAGCACGGGAAAGGGGCTGAACGTCAGGCATATTGTCAGCAATATGGAAGAAGCCGATGCCCGGTCCATCTATTTTGGGTTTTACGTAAAACGGGGCGAGGCCAGCGAAAACCGGATCAAAGAGGTAAAAAACATGTGTTTTTCGGACAGGTTGTCCGACCATGGCTTTTGGCCAAACTTTTTTCGGTTGTTCCTCAGCAGCTTGTCCTACGAAATATTTTTACTTGTGAAAGAAGCAATAAAGAAAACAGGCTTCGAAGCGGCCAAAAAATGGCAGGTTGATACTATTAGGGCATCATTGTTGAAAATTGGGGCAACAATAAAAACGACAAAGCGAAAGGTGTACTACCGCTTTTCCAAGGCGTTCGTACACCAGGAACTGTTCAGGCAACTGGTCTTTCAATAAAATAAACAGCAGCGAACAACCAAGCAGGGCACAATGATGGGATTGCTATGCCCTGTTGTCAAAAAATGAGAGTTTTGGGACAAGAACAGCCGGACACGGCATCGGTTGTCCCCAATATTTATATCGCCCGACCGGAATTTAGTGTAGTTTTCATCAAGCCCAGCTTTCAAAAATATGAACGCTATAGTTTTATGCACAATTCTCCGGCTGATGAATAATGCGGGTTAGAATAAGAAGCGATGAATAAATGTACGACCCCGGGGTCGAATATTGGGATACCAAAAGGCTTTTCTAACAACAGGCGATTCCTAAGGAATCAAGAAATGAAATGAAATGTATTATGGGCTGAAAGCCCGGCTTACTTCAGCCCGGCGGCAACGCCCCGGGTTGGAATGTTGAATGTTGACGCGGTCGCGCGATGGTTTGGATTGAAACAAGGGTTTCGTTCCGACCGCAATAGAGAATGTGTTTGTTGAAACGTAATTCGTTCCTCAAAATGGCGGAAAATAATCATTGGCCAATTCCTCGCATTCCGGCACTGCGTCGGCGGCCATCTGCCATTCGCAGAAGCTTCCCGATACGCGTCGGCAGCCATCTGCGGTTTGCAGATCATTCCCGCATCGAAGAAAAGACCATCTGCCATTCGCAGAAAGCTCTCGCCGGTTGTCGGGAACAATCTGCCGTTCGCAGAAGCTCCCTGCACCGTGTCGGCGGCCATCTGCCGTCTGCAGAAGTGTCCCGCATCGTGTCGCGGACCATCTGCCACCGGAAGAAACGCCATTTTCCAACGAATGAAGCGTCAATTATTTCAAACCATCTATAATCTATTATTAACTTAAACGGAAATTTATGGAAATACACGAATTTGTAACGTTGCATGTCAGCGGCATGAGGATTAACGACCTCTTTTCACTCAACAAATCAACTATCGATTATGCGAAACCGGTGGTCGGGCGGATTAACCTGTCCCTTCGGGACGAAAAATATCTAAACTGCATACAGTGAAGCAGTCTTCTCAAAAGCACTGCGATTCATCCAGCGTTGCTCAACGGCTTCATCAACGATACGATTGATGCGGGGTACCACCTGAGTTATGAGTCCATGTCCTTCGATAAATACCAATGCCTCTTCGAACGATTTAAGCATCGCACGATAAAAAGCTTCCTGGGTAACCGGACGCTCGCCGCAAAATGTCTGGGCCACTTCCATATTGTACAGCATCAGGTCGGCAATTATCGGCGCATCCACTCCCATCCGGATGAAGTTGCGTATATGCTTCTGTGCTACCGAGCGGCGGGTCTTGGGTTTTCTTCCGTTTACCGGAAAATATTCTTTGGAAATTTGCCACTTTGCCTCTTCCAGCAATTTATCCTCCCGCGGATTGAACGCAAAATCGTAAAAGGTTTTCACTTCTTTGAAACGTCCGTATAAATCGAGGATTTGCTCTTCAACCTGTTCCTTCGTTAGTTCTTTCAGGTATTGTTTTAATTCGCGTTTACTCATGAAAACTGTTTATTGGTCACCCACCGGCGAATGGTTTCCGGTGAAATATGGCGGAAATCGGTAATAAAATGATGAGCGGCAGAGATATCATGCTGCACGGCGCCTTCAGGCTGGAATGCCACGCAGGTCATACCCGCATCCACCGCAGCACGGATGCCATTCATCGAGTCTTCGAAAACAAGACAGCTCGAAGGCTCATGCTCCAACTTTCCGGCAGCATAAAGATAGACATCCGGAGCCGGTTTACTCTTTCCGGCCTGTACGGTAGTAACTACCGCATCGAAAAACGAGCGGATACCACATTGTTCCAAAATAATGTCGACAATGCCCGGAACCGATGAAGTAGCCACGGCCATTGGAATGTTGGCATCGCTTAATCCCGACAGCAATTTCTTTACGCCCGGATTGGGCTGCAAATTCCCAAGGTCGCTAAAAAATCCTACGCGAAATTCTTCGTCGTACTTCACCAGCTCCTCCAACGATGGCTTCAATCCATAACGCTTTTTCAAATCCGACCACATCAAATCGGCTGCCGTTCCGAGATAAAGTTGATGTACTTTGTCCGGCACCTCTATGCCCAATTCTGCATAAATCAACTCTTCCACTTTGTAGTGCCACGGCTCACTGTCGACCAGCACGCCATCCATGTCAAATATCACCGCCAGTTGATCCATCATCATCGTTCTTTCTTATCCTTACGGTTGCCAGTAAGGAGGTTTATTTTCGACAAATGTAATTGGAATTTCCTGAATAAATCCTTTGAGCCACCCGGTACAGTAATCCATTCCGGCCTGCTCGGAATTCACATGCCCCATCATGATGAAGGCTTTGTTGCGTCCCTGTTGCGTGGCGTCAATTGCATATTCGGGTGTCTCCCACTCCTGCGCCTCACCACTAATGACCACCTGCACATCGTCGCGATTCAGTAACTGGCGTTGTTTCGCTGGTCCGGGAGCTCCCACCGCCAAGCCAACACCGGTGAGTTTCATGTCCGGATTTCCCACCACACGAATCACTCCCTGCGGGAATTTGGCTTTGAGTTGTTCAGTAAAATCCTTCAGCGATGTTTCGGGAAACTCAAAAATGGTATAGCTGTCGCCTTTCCGGTATTTGGCCCATCCCAGTTCGCGCACCATGCCCACATAAATACCATCGGGGCAAACATGGTGGTGACAATGCCTGTAACTTTTTCATCCGGATTACCGCCTAAAGGGGAACTCGCTGAAAATCAATGAACTCTTCAAGGTCCCCTTCAGGGGATTTAGGGGTTTTTGACTTTTCGGAGTGGACTCATGGATTAAAGTATTTTCCCGGCACAAAAACAGCATCATATGCTTTCTTGTCATCAAACAGCGCCGATGGATTCTGTGATGATTTGACCAACTGATGGCCGCCATCCTGGTAAGCCGATACAGTAACGATGGGTTGTTCATCGTTCCGGGTAATGTCGAGTGTGGCCACAGGCGCTGAATTCACTTCACTTTTTCCCGCGAAAGCGGTACCATTCAAACTACCTAGCTTTTGCAAATACCCTGCGACTTTGGCCGAGTCCGCAAGTACTCCGTTCACTTTCCACCTGCCATCTGCATTTTCCAACGTAAATGATTTTCCGCCAGCATACGAGAAAGCCAGTTTTGTCATGTCGCTGGTGACCATGTGCACCAGCCGGTGGTCGCGGAATTCGTTTACTGTCCGATTGAACAGCATGGGCAAATAACCTCTGACAGCAAACACATCATTTCCCGGGATTAGCCGGACATAGGTGGTCAGATTGTGCGGCTTGGAATATGCAAATTTCCCAAGAACCAGGTCCGCCAGCTTTTCCTTTCCATTGTAAACCACAACATGGATTCCCGACGAATCAGCCACACCATACTCACCAAACTTTTTCTCAGACGAAGAGACCAGGCTACGCGCCTTCAGTTGGTTTATTGCCGAGAGCATCCGCACCACAACATTGTCATCAGCTTTCAAAATTTTCCCGCCAAGGACGATGTTCCAATGATTGCTATTTTTCTCGAAGCGCAACATTGCCCCTTCGCCATGTTTCGGAGCGAGTTCAATAGCGGTTACTTTATCGGTTGAAAAACGGGTCAGGTCACTATTAAATGTCCGGTCGCCTTTCCGGCTATCTTCGATCTTTACCAATACAACCGCCACCAGGAGCACAGCAAACGCTACTGCGAGTGGGCGTATTCCGATTCTCCTAAACATAGTCGTCCTCCATTCTTTTGATGCGTATCCACCGTTTCCGCTGGGCGCGGAATACTCCGTAAATAATGATGAGCAAAATGGGTAACAGGAAGTTGAAATATTTCAGGAACAATTTCTTTCCATCTTCTATCTTCGCCAATGGCCGCGATGAAATTCCCTTAGTCCGAAGGTCGATCAAACCGGTATCATCCGACAGCCAGTCTACCGCATTCACAAAAAAGTTAATATTATCGGCTGGCAACTGTCGAGCCGACTGCCCTGAGCCATTCACCGCAAAATCGCCATCCGAAATCACAATCATGCGGGCATTGGCCGGACCGTCTATTTTCCCTTCCAGCAAACCAGCAACCACTTCGTTGGCTAACGGAAAATCCTTATCAGTCCAGTGATGTTGAATATCGAAATAAACCGGCGTACGTTGTTTCCCCGACATCCGGGATGTTTTCGCCAATGGAAGGAACGTTAATGTTGAATCGCCTGTATATTTTATCGGGCTGGCAAACTGCAGGGAGACAGCTTCCAGTCCTTCCGTCACCGGATGATTGGCAAAAGTGGTAATAATGGGCAGGTAAGGGAATTGCAGCTGTGTAGAGAAACTAAATAGTCCCGATTGCTGGCGGAGGGAAATCGTCGAACAACTTGCATCGGTCACAAAACTGGGCTCCACCTGGATTCCCTTATTTGCCAGCCAGGTTTCCAGTCCTGTATTGATGGCAAACCCCCTCGAACGCTCCAACTGTCCGTTTACCCTGTCGAAAGTAACCAACAAGTTGCCTCCCTGGGCCAGGTAGTTGTCGAGTAATTTCAGTTGTTCAGGCGGAAAGCTGTCTTTGGGGGCATCAAGAATCAGTGTTTTGTATTTTCCCAGGTAAACCGAATCGTTCAGCGTCACATTCCTCACATTGTACAGAACATTCAATTCCTGCATTACCTGCGGAAATTCAAACTTGGCCGGCTCTCCATTTCCCTGGATCAGGCCAATCTCCGGTTTGTCCTTCACGGTAAGTTTCCGAATGGCTGACGCCAGCGCATATTCCATTCCTGAACCCGGCTGTAAAAATGGTATTACTTCAGTTTTGTCATCATAGTGAACTACGGCACCGAGAAATGCCTTCTTCTGTACCGCCTGGTCTTTTTCCCGGACATTAATAACAACAGGTTGAATACCTGCATCAACAGCTTGTTGTTCGGTATCAGGATTATCGCCGGGAGAAATGAACTCGTAATTCACCTTTCCGTGCGAAACGCTATGAAACTCCTGAAGGAGATTATTGAATTCGGTACGCACCCGACTGATATCCGGTGGCAAGTTTTCCGAAAAATAAGCCGTAACCGTAACCGGATCGTCCAGGTGATTGATGATGTGGTGCGTGGCATCGCTCAGGGTGTAACGCTGATCATCCGTGAAATCGATCCGGAAGAAAAAACGATTGGCCAAAATATTCAACAGAATCAGCACACCACCCAACAAAAGAAAATATGGTAATAGTAGTTTTTTGCTCTTCATGATATGCTTTTTCAATTCAGATTACGTTTTGCCAGGGATGCCTCGGAGCCCATTAG
Encoded proteins:
- a CDS encoding efflux transporter outer membrane subunit, producing MRKTSYKIILLSIGMAGFLLSCNTSRHFNRDSVDTQEIFGFEPADSVTMADTPWQELFTDTLLQKYIQEGLKNNPDLQIAVQRVAEAEAYFSQSKASLFPSVSANATGNYTRNSESIYPDGPREVNSYQLGAEASWEVDIWGKLRSSKRAAYADLLASDAGRKAVQTRLIANIANAYYNLVSLDAKLAITRQTVKNNKELVVTMKALKESGIVTGAAVVQTEAARYAAEVIIPDLNQQTRETENAMCILLGRTPGTIQRDSLLALPNKPMMRIGVPSQLLDNRPDVMQAEYNVMATYEMTNNARAYFYPSLTLTASTGFAATALDKLLDPTSFAANVVGGLAEPLFNKRANVTRLKVAKAQQAGALLTLRNTLLNAGQEVNNVLYSYQTSQQKIVLRQQQLDALKKSVSYTEQLLNYGSATYTEVLNAQQSLLSAQLNDINDRLQKLSAVISLYRALGGGWK
- a CDS encoding IS1380 family transposase, with the translated sequence MSNKDTVFYRGRTAINMDFSADAVSSDGAVLLLEKLERKHRILHYFSQVIPDCRDPFRIVHPIDKLLKQRVFTMVQGYEDANDVQYLKNDPLLKDILEGELASQPTMSRFENGFDKHSVFALCNAWVDRYVLTLAGREQLVIDIDGTDDPTHGEQQLSMFNGYYGQFMYNELFFHDGDTGQIILPVLRPGNSHSNKWYVAILKRILKKIRAAYPGLKIIVRADSGFSCPAFYQLADDFGLKFAVGIAANETLKKKTARAEKAVRHLFVSNNTKHQHFISYTYQAGTWHKPQQCYSKIESTGKGLNVRHIVSNMEEADARSIYFGFYVKRGEASENRIKEVKNMCFSDRLSDHGFWPNFFRLFLSSLSYEIFLLVKEAIKKTGFEAAKKWQVDTIRASLLKIGATIKTTKRKVYYRFSKAFVHQELFRQLVFQ
- a CDS encoding DUF6155 family protein — translated: MSKRELKQYLKELTKEQVEEQILDLYGRFKEVKTFYDFAFNPREDKLLEEAKWQISKEYFPVNGRKPKTRRSVAQKHIRNFIRMGVDAPIIADLMLYNMEVAQTFCGERPVTQEAFYRAMLKSFEEALVFIEGHGLITQVVPRINRIVDEAVEQRWMNRSAFEKTASLYAV
- a CDS encoding HAD family phosphatase, with the protein product MMMDQLAVIFDMDGVLVDSEPWHYKVEELIYAELGIEVPDKVHQLYLGTAADLMWSDLKKRYGLKPSLEELVKYDEEFRVGFFSDLGNLQPNPGVKKLLSGLSDANIPMAVATSSVPGIVDIILEQCGIRSFFDAVVTTVQAGKSKPAPDVYLYAAGKLEHEPSSCLVFEDSMNGIRAAVDAGMTCVAFQPEGAVQHDISAAHHFITDFRHISPETIRRWVTNKQFS
- a CDS encoding Nif3-like dinuclear metal center hexameric protein, with the translated sequence MVRELGWAKYRKGDSYTIFEFPETSLKDFTEQLKAKFPQGVIRVVGNPDMKLTGVGLAVGAPGPAKQRQLLNRDDVQVVISGEAQEWETPEYAIDATQQGRNKAFIMMGHVNSEQAGMDYCTGWLKGFIQEIPITFVENKPPYWQP
- a CDS encoding DUF4340 domain-containing protein; translated protein: MFRRIGIRPLAVAFAVLLVAVVLVKIEDSRKGDRTFNSDLTRFSTDKVTAIELAPKHGEGAMLRFEKNSNHWNIVLGGKILKADDNVVVRMLSAINQLKARSLVSSSEKKFGEYGVADSSGIHVVVYNGKEKLADLVLGKFAYSKPHNLTTYVRLIPGNDVFAVRGYLPMLFNRTVNEFRDHRLVHMVTSDMTKLAFSYAGGKSFTLENADGRWKVNGVLADSAKVAGYLQKLGSLNGTAFAGKSEVNSAPVATLDITRNDEQPIVTVSAYQDGGHQLVKSSQNPSALFDDKKAYDAVFVPGKYFNP
- a CDS encoding Gldg family protein gives rise to the protein MKSKKLLLPYFLLLGGVLILLNILANRFFFRIDFTDDQRYTLSDATHHIINHLDDPVTVTAYFSENLPPDISRVRTEFNNLLQEFHSVSHGKVNYEFISPGDNPDTEQQAVDAGIQPVVINVREKDQAVQKKAFLGAVVHYDDKTEVIPFLQPGSGMEYALASAIRKLTVKDKPEIGLIQGNGEPAKFEFPQVMQELNVLYNVRNVTLNDSVYLGKYKTLILDAPKDSFPPEQLKLLDNYLAQGGNLLVTFDRVNGQLERSRGFAINTGLETWLANKGIQVEPSFVTDASCSTISLRQQSGLFSFSTQLQFPYLPIITTFANHPVTEGLEAVSLQFASPIKYTGDSTLTFLPLAKTSRMSGKQRTPVYFDIQHHWTDKDFPLANEVVAGLLEGKIDGPANARMIVISDGDFAVNGSGQSARQLPADNINFFVNAVDWLSDDTGLIDLRTKGISSRPLAKIEDGKKLFLKYFNFLLPILLIIIYGVFRAQRKRWIRIKRMEDDYV